From Fusarium oxysporum f. sp. lycopersici 4287 chromosome 10, whole genome shotgun sequence:
gaccgagaagaagatgatattAATTTGAGAAAATTCTCAGCATATGTGACGAGTGCAGTACAAGTATGATTGATAGTTGAAAAATTTGTCAGCAGCTTGAGGTGTAAGTCGCAGCGCTGAAGAGATAAAAAGTATCGAGATCTTGACTCTATCAGGAGCAAATAAGTTATGAATTAAGATGTCATTTCTTGTTTTTCAATGCCGACGAAAAGCTGTCAAATTTGTCACGAATTGCTTCTCCACGCCAGTCATTCCAGGCCGTTATCGCTCATGGCGAAAGCTAAAAGGGTAGCGCAGGGTTAATCCGATGCGGGGTCGGCCATCGCCCCAAACTTTTACGTATCACCAAATCTCAACCCCACGATAATAAATAAAGCACCACTAacctcatctcatcccttTCTCTTTACTCACTCTCTCGAACACATCCAAAATGACTCCCTcactacaagacgccaaaATTACCTTCCTAGGCGGTGGCAACATGGCCGCCGCCATTATCGGCGGCCTCCTCGCCAAAAACATCTCCAAATCCAACATCTACGTCTCCGAGCCGTGGGACGTGAACCGCAACAAGATGGCCGACCTAGGCGTCAAAACCACCGCGGACAACAAAGAAGCCGCCGCTGATGCTGACGTCGTCATCCTCGCTGTGAAGCCGCAGGTCGCAAAGGGTGTTTGCGAGGAGCTCAGCTCTGCTTGGGCTAAGAGGGATAGTCTGCCTGTTGTTATTTCTATCGCGGCTGGTATTACGCTGGAGAGCCTTGCGCGGTGGTTCAAGGGCGATGCGGGTAAGGCGCCGCATATTGTGCGTGTTATGCCGAATACGCCTGCGCTTGTTGGGGAGGGTGCGAGTGGGCTCTATGCGGCGGATGATGTtaccaaggaggagaaggagttgACGTCTGCGCTTTTGGGGAGTGTGAGCAAGGCTACTGAGTGGGTTGATAAggaggagcttcttgacgtcgTCACTGGTATCTCCGGTAAGTTCATCATCACATCCTACAAAAGCAACATCGCTAATATGTCTAGGCTCTGGCCCTGCTTATTTCTTCGCTTTCGTCGAGCATCTCATATCCAGCGGTATCGGTCTCGGTCTCTCTGAGGAGCAGGCTACTCGCCTCGCTACACAGACCTGCCTTGGTGCCGGAAAGATGCTCGTTGAGTCCTCCGATGAGCCCTCTCAGCTGCGAAAGAACGTCACCAGCCCTAACGGTACTACCCACGCTG
This genomic window contains:
- a CDS encoding pyrroline-5-carboxylate reductase; the encoded protein is MTPSLQDAKITFLGGGNMAAAIIGGLLAKNISKSNIYVSEPWDVNRNKMADLGVKTTADNKEAAADADVVILAVKPQVAKGVCEELSSAWAKRDSLPVVISIAAGITLESLARWFKGDAGKAPHIVRVMPNTPALVGEGASGLYAADDVTKEEKELTSALLGSVSKATEWVDKEELLDVVTGISGSGPAYFFAFVEHLISSGIGLGLSEEQATRLATQTCLGAGKMLVESSDEPSQLRKNVTSPNGTTHAALVSFESSGLKEIVDKAVKAAADRAKELGKN